One region of Limnospira fusiformis SAG 85.79 genomic DNA includes:
- a CDS encoding adenylate/guanylate cyclase domain-containing protein — protein sequence MPYLIYNPDTSSPVTYELMRGVNTIGRSRDNTICITDMSLSRQHAVIEVQDNRVTVSDRNSSNHVFVNEAMIQNCQLKDGDVLRLGRVVLKFVASGVTSSQKSPRIERSPTAVVTQFSPRSDMIGMQDLLEPEERDRHSVLNLRSSDTHLRAVDKLKILLDVSQQLSSPESTNKLLDKILDLLFKIMGVDRAAILLVNNKTKAIEEKAVRYRSQVLEDEYFYSKSITNTVLETGNAILTSDAHVDERFQDCESIIYQGIHASVCVPLKPRDKVIGVLYVDNLSMSDVYSNEDVEFLSTLANQAAIAIDNAELRKKMQEEAVMRNKLEQFFAPAVSRKLREEGKLEIIEAEVTALFSDITRFTQMSSRLEPRQVISMLNEYFKVMVEDIVFPYQGTLEKYIGDALVAVWGAPYARKDDVERAVKAAIDMQWAVRRMNDRWTKDYAEPLQIHIGLNTGLVAAGNIGSERLIQYAHIGDTMNVASRICSAAQAGEIMISASTFKQLGDHSFPLEKMPHIRVKGKDQALQLYRLHWEEVHTISL from the coding sequence GTGCCATATCTAATCTATAACCCCGATACATCGAGTCCGGTCACTTATGAGTTAATGCGCGGTGTCAATACCATCGGGCGTAGCCGGGATAATACTATCTGTATTACAGATATGAGTCTGTCCCGACAACACGCCGTGATTGAGGTTCAGGACAACCGGGTAACTGTGAGCGATCGCAACAGCAGTAATCATGTGTTTGTCAATGAAGCCATGATCCAAAATTGTCAACTCAAAGATGGAGATGTACTCCGCTTAGGGAGGGTGGTGTTAAAATTTGTCGCCTCCGGTGTCACCTCCTCCCAAAAGTCTCCCCGTATTGAGCGATCGCCCACGGCTGTAGTTACCCAGTTTTCTCCCCGTTCAGATATGATTGGGATGCAGGATTTATTGGAACCCGAAGAACGAGATCGTCACTCAGTTCTTAATCTGCGGTCATCCGATACCCATTTACGAGCCGTAGATAAACTCAAAATATTATTAGATGTTAGCCAACAATTATCATCTCCAGAATCCACGAATAAACTACTTGATAAAATCCTAGATTTACTGTTTAAAATTATGGGGGTTGACCGCGCGGCAATTTTATTAGTAAATAACAAAACTAAAGCAATCGAAGAAAAAGCAGTTCGTTATCGTTCTCAAGTGTTAGAGGATGAATATTTTTATAGTAAAAGTATTACTAATACAGTCCTAGAAACTGGGAACGCCATCTTAACTTCAGATGCCCATGTAGACGAGCGTTTTCAGGATTGCGAGTCAATTATTTACCAGGGTATTCATGCTTCCGTGTGCGTTCCTCTCAAACCCAGAGACAAAGTAATTGGGGTTTTATATGTAGATAATCTATCGATGTCTGATGTTTATTCTAATGAAGATGTGGAGTTTTTAAGCACTTTAGCCAATCAAGCGGCTATTGCGATCGACAACGCCGAACTGCGCAAAAAAATGCAGGAAGAAGCGGTAATGCGTAACAAACTAGAGCAATTTTTTGCTCCGGCGGTGAGTCGCAAACTACGGGAAGAAGGCAAACTAGAAATTATCGAAGCTGAAGTTACCGCCTTATTTTCTGATATTACTCGCTTTACGCAAATGTCTTCTCGCCTGGAACCCCGCCAAGTAATATCTATGTTGAATGAATACTTTAAAGTCATGGTAGAGGATATTGTTTTCCCCTATCAAGGAACCTTAGAAAAATATATCGGTGATGCTTTAGTAGCCGTTTGGGGCGCTCCCTACGCCCGCAAAGATGATGTGGAAAGAGCAGTTAAAGCAGCCATTGATATGCAATGGGCTGTCCGCCGCATGAACGATCGCTGGACTAAGGATTATGCGGAACCTTTGCAAATTCACATAGGCTTAAATACCGGACTCGTAGCGGCCGGAAATATAGGTTCTGAGCGATTAATTCAATACGCCCATATTGGTGATACTATGAACGTTGCCAGCCGCATTTGTAGTGCCGCCCAAGCCGGAGAAATTATGATTTCGGCAAGTACATTTAAGCAACTGGGCGACCATAGTTTCCCCCTGGAAAAAATGCCCCATATTCGAGTGAAAGGTAAGGATCAAGCCCTCCAGCTTTACCGTCTTCATTGGGAAGAAGTTCATACCATTTCCCTATAA
- a CDS encoding alpha-ketoacid dehydrogenase subunit beta, producing MAQTLLFNALRQATDEEMARDPAVLVLGEDVGHYGGSYKVTKDLHKKYGDLRVLDTPIAENSFTGMAVGAAMTGLRPIIEGMNMGFLLLAFNQIANNGGMLRYTSGGNFKMPLVIRGPGGVGRQLGAEHSQRLESYFQAVPGLKIVACSTPYNAKGLLKSAIRDDNPVLFFEHVLLYNLKEDLPEEEYLVPIDQAEIVRSGKDVTILTYSRMRHHVMQAVPAMVKQGFDPEVIDLISLKPLDLNTIGESIRKTHRVIIVEECMKTGGIGAELTASINDNFFDELDAPVLRLSSQDIPTPYNGMLERLTIVQPEQVLEAVQKMLSHQV from the coding sequence ATGGCACAGACTCTACTTTTTAATGCACTGCGTCAAGCCACTGACGAAGAAATGGCTCGCGATCCTGCTGTATTGGTTCTAGGGGAAGATGTAGGTCACTATGGTGGTTCCTACAAAGTGACCAAAGACTTGCATAAGAAATATGGGGATCTGCGAGTTCTCGATACCCCCATTGCTGAAAATAGTTTCACAGGGATGGCAGTTGGTGCCGCTATGACCGGACTGCGACCCATAATCGAAGGGATGAACATGGGATTCCTGCTGCTGGCTTTCAACCAAATTGCTAATAATGGTGGAATGCTGCGCTACACTTCCGGGGGTAACTTTAAAATGCCTTTGGTAATTCGTGGACCCGGCGGGGTGGGTCGTCAATTGGGAGCCGAACACTCTCAACGCCTAGAGTCCTATTTCCAAGCGGTTCCGGGTCTAAAAATTGTCGCCTGTTCTACGCCCTATAATGCTAAGGGTCTACTCAAATCGGCAATTCGGGATGATAACCCGGTTTTGTTCTTTGAGCACGTCCTGCTGTATAACCTCAAGGAAGATCTACCGGAAGAGGAATATTTGGTTCCTATTGACCAGGCGGAAATTGTGCGATCGGGTAAAGATGTCACGATTCTTACCTACTCTCGGATGCGCCATCATGTAATGCAGGCGGTTCCGGCTATGGTGAAACAGGGTTTTGACCCAGAGGTGATTGATTTAATTTCCCTCAAGCCTTTAGACCTGAATACCATTGGCGAGTCGATTCGGAAAACTCACCGTGTGATTATTGTGGAAGAGTGCATGAAAACCGGGGGAATTGGGGCGGAACTGACGGCCTCGATTAATGATAATTTCTTTGATGAACTTGATGCTCCTGTGTTGCGGCTTTCCTCCCAGGATATCCCTACCCCCTATAACGGGATGTTGGAAAGGTTGACGATTGTACAGCCGGAACAGGTTCTGGAGGCGGTTCAGAAGATGTTATCCCACCAGGTATAG
- the secD gene encoding protein translocase subunit SecD, protein MRKQRSLLFLILLLVITSLIILVRVPIRLGLDLRGGSQLTIQLQTSDDVPRIDERVLEGVQSVIENRVNGLGVSEAVVQTVGDDQILVQLPGVSDPEQAERVLGGTAQLDFREQRPGTEGELFAEIQVNRALDADLRQAIATGDDDRLEQLLQQLNESNQAIASFYKEPIIRGQQLQDAFPQPTQGGNGWEIVLRFNSEGGRNFAELTKNLAGTGRTIGIFLDDSLLSSPTVSVEFADTGITGGSAVITGNFSAAEANDLAVQLRGGALPVPVEIVENRTVGATLGRDSIQRSIYAGSGGLILVLIFMVAYYRLPGAIADVALVVYALFTLAIFALLGVTLTLPGIAGFILSIGMAVDANVLIFERTREELRAGKTLYRSVESGFYRAFGSILDGNVTTGIACAALFWLGTGLVKGFALTLGLGVAVSMFTAVTFSRTLMFTVISLPEFRKPELFCPNLPKTN, encoded by the coding sequence ATGCGAAAACAGCGATCGCTCCTTTTCCTGATCTTACTCCTGGTCATCACTTCCCTGATTATTTTGGTCCGGGTTCCTATTCGCCTGGGACTAGACTTGCGGGGTGGTTCTCAACTCACAATTCAGTTGCAAACCTCCGATGATGTGCCACGCATTGATGAGCGGGTTTTGGAGGGGGTTCAGAGTGTCATCGAAAACCGTGTCAACGGTTTGGGTGTTTCTGAGGCTGTGGTGCAAACTGTAGGAGATGATCAGATTCTGGTGCAACTCCCCGGTGTCAGTGACCCAGAACAAGCGGAACGGGTTTTGGGAGGGACGGCTCAGTTGGATTTCCGGGAGCAAAGACCGGGGACTGAGGGAGAGCTTTTTGCGGAAATACAGGTTAATCGAGCATTAGATGCTGATTTAAGACAGGCGATCGCCACCGGAGACGATGATAGACTCGAACAACTCCTCCAACAACTCAATGAAAGTAATCAGGCGATCGCCTCATTCTATAAAGAACCCATAATTCGCGGCCAGCAGCTACAAGATGCCTTCCCCCAACCCACTCAAGGGGGGAATGGTTGGGAAATTGTCCTGCGCTTTAATAGTGAAGGCGGCAGAAATTTTGCTGAACTTACCAAAAACTTAGCCGGGACAGGACGCACCATTGGCATCTTTTTAGATGACAGTCTGTTAAGTTCTCCCACCGTTTCCGTGGAATTTGCCGATACCGGAATTACCGGGGGAAGTGCCGTAATTACCGGCAATTTTAGCGCCGCCGAAGCTAATGATCTCGCCGTACAATTGCGAGGGGGAGCGCTTCCGGTTCCGGTGGAAATTGTCGAAAACCGCACCGTCGGTGCAACTCTGGGACGTGATAGCATTCAGCGCAGTATTTATGCCGGCAGTGGCGGCTTGATTTTGGTGCTAATTTTTATGGTGGCTTATTATCGCCTACCAGGAGCGATCGCTGATGTGGCTTTGGTGGTTTACGCCTTATTTACCCTAGCCATTTTTGCCCTCTTGGGAGTTACCCTTACCCTACCGGGAATTGCTGGGTTTATCCTTAGTATCGGTATGGCTGTTGATGCTAACGTCCTGATTTTTGAACGCACCCGGGAAGAACTCCGAGCCGGAAAAACCCTCTATCGTTCCGTCGAGTCTGGTTTTTATCGGGCTTTTGGCAGTATCCTGGATGGAAATGTTACCACTGGTATTGCTTGTGCCGCTCTGTTCTGGCTGGGAACTGGACTGGTGAAGGGATTTGCCCTTACCCTCGGTTTGGGGGTGGCTGTGAGTATGTTTACCGCTGTTACCTTTAGCCGCACTCTCATGTTTACCGTGATTAGTTTACCTGAGTTCCGCAAGCCTGAATTGTTTTGTCCAAATCTCCCTAAGACTAATTAG